In the Gossypium arboreum isolate Shixiya-1 chromosome 10, ASM2569848v2, whole genome shotgun sequence genome, one interval contains:
- the LOC108489391 gene encoding acetate--CoA ligase CCL3-like, which produces MEMRDIDDLPKNAANYMALTPLWFLERAATVHPTRKAVIHGSRTYTWLQTYQRCRRLASALSKSSIGVGSSVALIAPNIPALYEAHFGIPMSGAVVNTINIRLNASTIAFLLGHSQSTVVIVDQEFFNLAEDALRIMKEKSQGNFTPPLVIVIADESCNPETLKYALGQGAIEYEKFLESGDPDFAWKPPQDEWQSIALGYTSGTTASPKGVVLHHRGAYLMALSNPIIWEMNEGAVYLWTLPMFHCNGWCFPWTLAAVCGTNICLRQVTAKGVYSAIAKYRVTHFCAAPVVLNSIVNAPPEETILPLPHVVRVMTAGAAPPPSVLAGMSQKGFRVTHTYGLSETYGPSTVCAWKPEWDSLPPETQARLNARQGVRYVGLECLDVISTQTGQPVPADGKTIGEIVFRGNIVMKGYLKNPKANEETFANGWFHSGDLGVKNPDGYIEIKDRSKDIIISGGENISSVEVENSLYLHPAVMEASVVARADERWGESPCAFVTLKPGVDKSDEQRLAEDIMKFCRSKMPAYWVPKSVIFGPLPKTATGKIQKHVLRAKAKELGPVRMSKL; this is translated from the exons ATGGAGATGCGAGACATCGACGACCTTCCAAAGAACGCCGCTAACTACATGGCTTTGACGCCGTTGTGGTTCTTGGAACGAGCCGCCACGGTTCATCCCACCAGAAAAGCGGTGATCCATGGATCTCGAACGTACACGTGGCTCCAAACTTACCAGCGTTGCCGTCGCTTGGCTTCAGCTCTTTCGAAAAGCTCCATCGGCGTTGGTAGCTCG GTAGCCCTAATTGCACCAAACATTCCTGCTTTGTATGAAGCTCATTTTGGGATTCCAATGTCTGGTGCTGTTGTAAACACCATCAATATTCGCCTAAATGCATCAACCATTGCTTTCCTTTTGGGTCATTCACAATCCACCGTCGTCATTGTGGACCAAGAGTTTTTCAATTTGGCAGAGGATGCTTTGAGAATCATGAAGGAGAAAAGCCAAGGCAATTTCACACCTCCGCTTGTTATTGTCATTGCTGACGAAAGCTGCAACCCGGAAACACTTAAGTATGCTTTGGGGCAAGGAGCCATTGAGTATGAGAAGTTCTTAGAAAGTGGTGACCCTGACTTTGCTTGGAAGCCTCCTCAAGATGAGTGGCAAAGCATTGCTTTGGGCTATACTTCCGGCACGACAGCCAGCCCAAAAGGGGTGGTATTACATCACCGAGGGGCATATCTAATGGCTTTGAGTAATCCTATTATATGGGAAATGAATGAAGGAGCTGTATATTTATGGACTCTGCCCATGTTCCATTGTAATGGTTGGTGTTTTCCTTGGACACTTGCAGCTGTTTGTGGAACTAACATATGCCTCCGACAG GTAACAGCGAAGGGCGTATACTCGGCCATCGCGAAGTACAGGGTGACTCACTTCTGTGCTGCACCTGTGGTTCTCAATTCCATAGTTAATGCCCCGCCTGAGGAAACCATTCTGCCCCTCCCCCATGTTGTTCGTGTAATGACAGCTGGTGCAGCCCCACCTCCTTCTGTCCTTGCTGGAATGTCCCAGAAAGGTTTCCGAGTCACCCACACTTACGGTCTCTCCGAAACCTATGGTCCTTCTACAGTGTGTGCATGGAAGCCTGAATGGGACTCCCTACCACCTGAAACTCAAGCTCGTCTAAATGCACGTCAAGGTGTCCGATACGTTGGTTTAGAGTGCCTAGATGTCATTAGTACTCAAACTGGTCAGCCCGTACCTGCTGATGGAAAAACCATTGGAGAAATAGTGTTTCGCGGTAACATTGTGATGAAAGGCTACTTAAAGAACCCGAAAGCAAATGAGGAAACATTCGCAAATGGCTGGTTTCACTCCGGGGATCTGGGTGTGAAAAATCCAGATGGATACATTGAAATAAAAGATAGGTCGAAGGACATAATCATATCGGGAGGCGAAAACATCAGCAGCGTGGAAGTGGAAAACAGTCTCTATTTGCACCCTGCAGTAATGGAGGCATCGGTGGTGGCAAGGGCGGACGAGCGGTGGGGAGAGTCACCTTGTGCTTTCGTGACCTTGAAGCCTGGGGTGGACAAATCCGATGAACAACGGTTAGCTGAAGACATAATGAAGTTCTGCAGGTCCAAGATGCCTGCATACTGGGTTCCAAAATCAGTGATATTTGGTCCACTGCCAAAGACGGCCACAGGTAAGATTCAGAAGCATGTGCTAAGAGCGAAGGCAAAAGAGTTGGGACCCGTCAGGATGAGTAAGTTATAA